TAAGCCGCGGTCAACAGGCGGTAGATGGCGTCCCCCGCCAGGCCGATAAATGGAGGCAGAACCAGACAGACGGCGTACTTCACTAAAGTTATTTTTGCCCCCAGTAATGGTATTTGCCAGGCCAGTATCGGCTGTATGCCGAGCAGGCTTATTGATGTCAGCAGGGCAATAACCGGGCCAACGCCGGCCCCGGCAGCGTAAATAGATACGACGATGGGCAGGGTAATATAGGGTCCGCCGCTGATGACGGCACCGACGTAGGAGCCGATGAGGATGCCCTTTAATCCTGACGTGGGTCCCAGCCACTCGGCGACCAGGTTGCTGGGGATTATCACCTGAATCAGTCCTCCCAGGGTTATGCCCAGTATCAGGCGTACCCAGATGAACTTCAAGGTTAGGACGGCCTGTTTCAGCCCTGAGTAGAGTAGTGGCCATCTACCCTGCCAGAAAGCGATGGCCGTGGCCGTTAGCACCATGCCCACCAGCGCCAGCAGGGTTATGTCCATTTTCCATCCTCCTGTTCCGGCATTGTGCCGGGTTTATCCGGCTCAGCAGCGTGTTTGCTTTCAGCGTTTTTCTCCTCACCGGCAGCAATTGCTTCATCTGTTCTGGTTACAGCCTGGTATACCGCTTTACCGGCCAGTCCGATGAGAGGGGGTAATAACAGGCTGGCGATAAACCGTGCCAGGGGCAGCTGTATGCCAAAGAATGGCATCTGCCAGACGATGAGCATCTCAATACCGAGCAGGGAACGCCCGGCCAGCAGGGCGATGACGGGGCCGACACCGGCCCCCGCCCGGTAAATAGAGGCGATAATGGGTAGGAAAACATAGGGGCCGCCGCTCATCAGCATACCGGTATAGGAGCCAATGAGGATGCCCTTCAGTCCTGAGGCCGGCCCCAGCCATCTGGCGATCAGTGCGCGGGGTACCAGTACCTGAATCAGCCCTCCCAGGGTAAAGCCCAGGATGAGACGGAACCATATTGTCCCGGCGAGGCGGCCAGCCTGTCTTAAGCCCGCCAGAGCTAGCTGTCCGCCTCCGGTCAAGAAGGCAATCGTTACCGCAATCAGCACCAGGGCGACCAGTACCAGCAGGGTCTTGTCTATCTTCCGGGTTGATTTTCTGACTTCCATGGAACAGTGCAATTCTACTTCTGTATTATCGCGAGTGTCAAACCGTATATAATTACGGCGCGTTTAAGAGGGACTGTCCGAAAACAGTAATTGTCACCCTGAGCACGTTCGCCTCGCTCAGTATAAACTCCGTGAAGGGTCTCGTGGTGGCGTAACCTGGTCTTCCCCACCCACAGATTCTTCGTCACTTTGTTCCTCAGAATTGACATTATTCTTCCCCCAGTCCTTAACAAGGAGATGGGGATTTGAAGGGTTGAGGTTCGCCGGGCTCAAGGGCACAGAGCCTACTGTAATGATGAAAGCGGTCAAAGCAAACAGAATGCCGCGTGAAAATCGTTGACATCTCACGGTAAAGCTGGTAATTTCTAAGCATTGACCGCTTTGATTAAATAGATGTTTATCGCCATCCTTATTGTCGCTGTTGTTCTGTTACTGCTGCTCGCTGGCGGGGCTGTTGTCTGGTTTGTCTCCAGGCAGAAGTCGGCACGGAGAAGCCAGGCCCCGGTCAGGCAAAGTACCCCGTCCCCGGCTCCGGCTCTGGCCTTTCGCTGGGGCTATATCATGCTTCCCGTGCTGGTCCTGCTGCTGTCAGTTATTATCACCGT
The Dehalococcoidales bacterium DNA segment above includes these coding regions:
- a CDS encoding permease, giving the protein MEVRKSTRKIDKTLLVLVALVLIAVTIAFLTGGGQLALAGLRQAGRLAGTIWFRLILGFTLGGLIQVLVPRALIARWLGPASGLKGILIGSYTGMLMSGGPYVFLPIIASIYRAGAGVGPVIALLAGRSLLGIEMLIVWQMPFFGIQLPLARFIASLLLPPLIGLAGKAVYQAVTRTDEAIAAGEEKNAESKHAAEPDKPGTMPEQEDGKWT
- a CDS encoding permease, which translates into the protein MDITLLALVGMVLTATAIAFWQGRWPLLYSGLKQAVLTLKFIWVRLILGITLGGLIQVIIPSNLVAEWLGPTSGLKGILIGSYVGAVISGGPYITLPIVVSIYAAGAGVGPVIALLTSISLLGIQPILAWQIPLLGAKITLVKYAVCLVLPPFIGLAGDAIYRLLTAA